The following proteins are co-located in the Bacteroidota bacterium genome:
- the bamD gene encoding outer membrane protein assembly factor BamD translates to MRKIVVPFLLLTSLVLLVALSGCDPYKKLAKSDSIADKDSAATAYYKHKKYDQAVFLFEELMAVYRGHPRMEEMYYYYAYCRYFMGELVTAAFYFDDYSQKYPGSKHAEEFEFMTAKCYYQISDPYYLDQKYTQKAINQFQLFLSRHPDTEHKEKSMTYLTELRERLAKKAFEQALLYHKIGYHKAGVEAFKVMINEYPDSKFREESQFLLVKSAVDLAASSISSKRLDRYNEAMEFHEKFVEKFPSSKFADQAEGLRSEIERNQKKLLEEKAKDDEKAAFEVFKRSMTAVMEASEEDVRKEEYAKSLDAYRSFQEKYPNSSYLADADRLFQQYEEKFKE, encoded by the coding sequence ATGCGAAAAATCGTTGTCCCATTTCTTCTACTCACCAGTTTGGTATTGTTGGTGGCCCTCTCAGGCTGCGATCCGTATAAGAAATTGGCCAAGAGCGATTCCATTGCCGACAAGGACAGCGCCGCGACCGCTTACTACAAACACAAAAAATACGACCAAGCGGTTTTTCTGTTTGAGGAGCTCATGGCCGTGTACCGCGGTCATCCCCGGATGGAGGAAATGTACTATTACTATGCTTACTGCCGCTATTTCATGGGCGAATTGGTGACTGCGGCATTCTACTTTGACGACTATTCCCAGAAATATCCAGGCAGCAAGCATGCCGAAGAGTTTGAGTTCATGACCGCTAAATGCTACTATCAGATCTCGGATCCCTATTATTTGGACCAGAAATACACGCAAAAGGCAATCAATCAGTTCCAATTGTTCCTCAGCCGGCATCCTGATACCGAGCACAAGGAAAAGAGCATGACTTACTTGACGGAACTGCGTGAGCGTTTGGCAAAAAAGGCATTTGAACAGGCGTTGCTCTATCACAAGATCGGCTACCACAAAGCTGGCGTCGAGGCTTTTAAAGTGATGATCAACGAATACCCGGATTCGAAATTTAGAGAGGAATCGCAATTCCTCCTCGTGAAATCGGCGGTGGATTTGGCCGCATCCAGCATCAGTAGCAAGCGCCTCGATCGCTACAACGAGGCCATGGAATTTCATGAAAAGTTTGTAGAGAAGTTTCCTTCGAGTAAATTTGCTGATCAAGCTGAAGGTCTGCGATCTGAAATCGAGCGAAATCAAAAGAAATTGCTGGAAGAAAAGGCCAAAGACGACGAAAAAGCAGCCTTTGAGGTGTTTAAGCGGTCAATGACTGCGGTAATGGAAGCAAGTGAGGAGGACGTTCGAAAGGAAGAATACGCCAAATCACTCGACGCCTACCGCAGTTTTCAGGAGAAGTATCCCAACAGCTCCTACCTCGCAGATGCCGATCGGTTGTTTCAGCAATACGAAGAGAAGTTCAAAGAATAA
- a CDS encoding pyridoxal phosphate-dependent aminotransferase family protein yields the protein MMKADLGQFAGVGHGYFTFPKLEGEVGPWMTFRGKKVLNWSLNNYLGLCNHPEVRKADGESAVKYGLGYPMGSRMLTGNTDIHEQFEREVAEFMQKEDAYLLNFGYQGQVSIIQSLVDRHDVIVYDQLSHACIMDGMMMTLAKRFVFKHNDMDQFEDRLKKATAIVEKTGGGILVITEGVFGMKGDLGKLDKIAAFKDRYNFRLLVDDAHGFGVMGATGIGTGEHLGCQDKIDVLFCTFAKSMASIGAFVCGDKNVINYLRYNMRSQIYAKTLPMPLAVGALKRLELLKNSPEMREKLWSIVNAIQSGLRARNFDIGITESPVTPVYLKGSYEEAARMIIDLRQNYNLFVSVVTYPVVERGELMLRIIPTATHSMEDVEYTLNAFEEIRAKVESGAYKQGAPLQIGAL from the coding sequence ATGATGAAGGCCGACCTTGGGCAATTTGCCGGAGTTGGCCACGGATATTTCACCTTTCCAAAATTGGAAGGCGAAGTCGGACCTTGGATGACTTTCCGTGGAAAGAAAGTCCTCAATTGGTCGCTCAACAACTACTTGGGCCTCTGCAACCACCCGGAAGTGCGTAAAGCCGATGGCGAATCTGCAGTGAAGTATGGCTTGGGATATCCCATGGGTTCCCGCATGCTTACCGGCAACACCGACATCCACGAGCAATTTGAGCGTGAGGTGGCCGAATTCATGCAAAAGGAAGATGCATATCTGCTCAACTTTGGTTACCAGGGTCAAGTTTCCATTATCCAGAGCTTGGTTGACCGTCACGACGTGATCGTCTATGACCAACTGAGCCATGCCTGTATCATGGATGGCATGATGATGACGCTTGCCAAGCGCTTCGTTTTCAAGCACAATGACATGGACCAATTTGAGGATCGCCTCAAAAAAGCAACTGCAATCGTCGAAAAGACGGGCGGCGGCATTTTGGTGATCACCGAAGGTGTTTTTGGCATGAAGGGTGACCTCGGCAAACTCGACAAAATTGCCGCATTCAAAGACCGTTACAACTTCCGTTTGTTGGTCGACGATGCACACGGCTTTGGTGTCATGGGCGCTACAGGTATCGGTACCGGCGAACACCTTGGCTGCCAAGACAAGATTGATGTGCTTTTCTGCACCTTCGCCAAGTCGATGGCAAGCATTGGCGCATTTGTCTGCGGTGACAAGAATGTCATCAACTACCTCCGCTACAACATGCGTTCGCAGATCTACGCAAAAACGCTCCCGATGCCATTGGCTGTAGGGGCATTGAAGCGACTCGAACTCCTGAAAAATTCGCCGGAAATGCGCGAAAAACTCTGGAGCATCGTCAACGCGATCCAATCAGGCTTGCGTGCGCGGAATTTTGACATCGGCATCACTGAATCTCCGGTCACTCCAGTTTACCTGAAGGGCTCGTATGAGGAAGCTGCCCGCATGATCATCGACCTCCGTCAGAACTACAATCTGTTTGTTTCCGTGGTGACCTATCCTGTGGTCGAGCGTGGCGAACTGATGCTGCGCATCATTCCAACTGCTACCCACTCCATGGAAGACGTGGAATATACCTTGAACGCATTTGAGGAGATCCGTGCAAAGGTCGAATCAGGCGCTTACAAGCAAGGTGCACCGCTTCAAATTGGTGCGCTTTGA